A stretch of the Natronogracilivirga saccharolytica genome encodes the following:
- a CDS encoding NAD-dependent 4,6-dehydratase LegB — MNRALVTGADGFIGSHLTELLLEKGFRVRALSYYNSFNFWGWLEDVRDHPDLEIISGDIRDPHFVKHCLKDMDVVFHLASLIAIPYSYIAPDSYVDTNVRGTLNVCQAAKELGGIRVLSTSTSEVYGTARYVPIDEDHPRQPQSPYSASKIAADAMAMSFYTSFDLPVTIVRPFNTYGPRQSARAIIPTIITQIVAGEKSIKLGDVSPTRDFNFVKDVVRGFLAVAASGKTIGEEINIASNSEISMADTLALIKSIMKSDVQFITDEQRIRPEKSEVFRLWGDNKKITNLTDWEPACSLEAGLEETVSWYTNPHNLQKFKSAIYNI, encoded by the coding sequence ATGAACAGGGCATTGGTTACAGGCGCAGATGGTTTTATCGGTTCTCACTTGACAGAGCTTCTGCTGGAGAAAGGATTCAGGGTCAGAGCGCTTTCATACTACAACTCGTTCAACTTCTGGGGCTGGCTGGAAGATGTCCGGGATCACCCTGACCTGGAAATTATCAGCGGAGATATCCGTGATCCGCATTTTGTAAAGCATTGTCTCAAGGATATGGATGTCGTTTTCCATCTGGCATCATTGATCGCAATTCCATATTCCTACATCGCACCCGACAGTTATGTTGATACCAATGTCAGGGGCACCCTGAATGTATGTCAGGCGGCCAAAGAGCTTGGCGGCATCCGGGTATTGAGTACTTCCACCTCAGAAGTTTACGGTACGGCACGGTATGTTCCGATTGATGAAGATCATCCCAGGCAGCCGCAATCACCATACTCAGCTTCAAAAATTGCAGCCGATGCCATGGCGATGAGTTTTTACACATCCTTTGATTTGCCGGTCACCATTGTCAGGCCGTTCAATACCTATGGCCCGCGTCAATCGGCGCGCGCCATCATTCCGACCATCATCACCCAGATAGTCGCCGGTGAGAAAAGCATTAAACTGGGCGATGTATCCCCGACAAGGGACTTTAATTTTGTTAAAGACGTTGTGCGCGGATTCCTGGCCGTGGCTGCATCCGGCAAGACCATTGGAGAGGAGATCAATATTGCATCCAATTCTGAAATATCAATGGCTGACACGCTGGCACTCATAAAAAGTATCATGAAAAGCGATGTGCAGTTCATAACAGATGAGCAGCGTATCAGACCTGAAAAATCTGAAGTGTTCAGACTTTGGGGCGACAACAAAAAGATCACAAATTTGACAGACTGGGAGCCGGCCTGCTCTTTGGAAGCCGGACTGGAAGAGACGGTTTCATGGTACACAAACCCTCATAATCTGCAAAAGTTCAAATCGGCGATCTATAATATTTAG
- a CDS encoding LegC family aminotransferase yields the protein MYGDPEQPEAFIPLHAPVFRGNEKKYLEKCIDSTFVSSVGAYVDEFEGRMTEYTGSAQAVACVNGTSALHLALRLCGADRETEVITQPLTFVATANAIRYCGAEPVFLDVDRETMGLSPDALRNWLKNHAEITSISDWNEPTCINKSTGRRIAACVPMHAYGHPCRIDDIVRICEEYHIPLVEDAAESVGSFFRERHTGTFGDIGVLSFNGNKVITAGGGGMLLFRDKEMAGRAKHLSTQARVPHKWEFIHDQTGYNYRMPNVNAALGLAQLEQLPRFLREKRRIAEQYREFFAGSDTNGQAAGDASIIFMTEPEHAHSNYWLNTIMLPGKPARDEFLAYTNDQGIMTRPAWRLMNELEMYRSCQTDRLDNARDLADRLVNIPSSVPGNIL from the coding sequence GTGTACGGAGATCCGGAACAGCCCGAAGCATTCATCCCGCTTCACGCGCCGGTCTTCAGGGGCAACGAAAAAAAGTACCTGGAAAAGTGCATCGACAGCACATTTGTTTCCAGTGTCGGGGCCTATGTGGACGAATTCGAAGGCCGGATGACAGAATATACCGGATCCGCTCAAGCGGTGGCATGCGTCAACGGCACAAGCGCTTTGCACCTGGCGCTCCGGTTGTGCGGTGCAGATCGCGAAACCGAGGTGATTACCCAGCCGCTTACTTTTGTAGCCACAGCCAATGCCATTCGGTACTGCGGGGCGGAGCCCGTATTTCTGGATGTCGATCGCGAAACCATGGGATTGTCACCCGATGCATTGCGCAACTGGCTGAAAAATCATGCAGAGATAACAAGCATCAGCGACTGGAACGAACCGACATGCATCAACAAATCGACCGGACGGCGGATTGCCGCCTGCGTACCCATGCATGCCTATGGGCATCCGTGCCGGATCGATGACATTGTCCGCATTTGCGAAGAGTATCATATACCGCTGGTCGAAGACGCGGCCGAGAGCGTGGGCAGTTTCTTCCGGGAGAGGCACACCGGCACGTTCGGAGATATTGGTGTGCTCAGCTTTAACGGCAACAAGGTGATCACGGCAGGCGGGGGCGGGATGCTCCTTTTCCGGGACAAGGAAATGGCCGGCCGGGCAAAGCACCTGTCCACACAGGCCAGGGTTCCCCACAAATGGGAGTTTATCCATGATCAGACCGGATACAACTACCGGATGCCCAATGTCAATGCCGCCCTCGGACTGGCCCAGCTCGAGCAACTTCCCCGGTTTCTGCGTGAAAAACGGCGCATTGCAGAACAGTACAGGGAATTCTTTGCCGGCTCAGACACAAATGGTCAGGCAGCAGGGGATGCATCCATCATCTTCATGACCGAGCCCGAACATGCACACTCGAATTACTGGCTGAACACCATCATGCTCCCCGGCAAACCGGCCCGGGATGAATTTCTTGCTTACACCAACGACCAGGGTATTATGACCCGTCCGGCATGGCGCCTGATGAACGAGCTGGAAATGTACCGTTCCTGCCAAACGGACCGGCTTGACAATGCAAGAGACCTGGCTGACCGGCTTGTGAATATTCCAAGCTCCGTTCCGGGAAACATATTATGA
- a CDS encoding methionyl-tRNA formyltransferase, which yields MNKITIGYFADGPWSHQALDRLADDPSVEISFVVPRKGSRDQTLIRLAREHQIPCHENALVNSPEFMELAAGYECDLFVSMSFNQIFRELLLNIPKWGSINCHAGKLPFYRGRNILNWALINDEKEFGITVHHIDTGIDTGDIISQQTYPIRDSDTYRTLLERSYTYCAGLLHDTVKKIQNGTAARTPQSEIHPVGFYCGMRGEGDEIIDWNHSSRNLFNFIRAVCDPAPKATTFFKGQTVRINKAKMIPGAPAYIGIPGQLVGTTSAGLIVKTKDTTLELMEIDSPVPLKTGDRLGS from the coding sequence ATGAATAAAATTACAATCGGTTATTTCGCCGACGGTCCCTGGTCGCACCAGGCCCTGGATCGTCTGGCAGATGATCCATCCGTTGAAATATCATTTGTTGTGCCCAGAAAGGGCTCGCGCGATCAGACGCTGATCCGGCTTGCCCGGGAACATCAGATTCCCTGCCATGAAAACGCGCTTGTCAATTCACCGGAATTCATGGAGCTGGCAGCCGGCTATGAATGCGATCTGTTTGTATCCATGAGTTTCAACCAGATATTCAGGGAACTGTTGCTGAACATTCCCAAATGGGGCTCCATCAACTGCCATGCGGGAAAACTCCCGTTTTACCGTGGCCGGAATATTCTGAACTGGGCGTTGATCAATGACGAAAAGGAGTTCGGCATCACCGTGCACCATATTGATACCGGCATTGATACCGGAGACATCATTTCGCAGCAAACCTATCCCATCCGGGATTCCGATACCTACCGGACGCTGCTGGAACGGTCCTATACGTATTGTGCCGGCCTGCTTCATGATACTGTAAAAAAAATTCAGAACGGCACAGCAGCAAGAACACCGCAGTCGGAGATTCATCCCGTCGGATTTTATTGCGGAATGAGGGGGGAAGGTGATGAAATCATCGACTGGAATCATTCCTCACGGAATCTCTTCAACTTTATCCGGGCTGTTTGCGATCCCGCTCCCAAAGCCACAACGTTCTTCAAAGGACAAACCGTCAGGATCAACAAGGCCAAGATGATTCCCGGCGCACCGGCCTATATTGGAATTCCCGGTCAGCTGGTCGGAACCACATCTGCCGGATTAATTGTCAAAACAAAAGATACTACACTGGAACTGATGGAAATTGACAGTCCGGTTCCACTTAAAACAGGAGACAGGTTAGGATCATGA
- the neuB gene encoding N-acetylneuraminate synthase: MSNGIKIIAEAGVNHNGSMKLAEELIDAAAEAGADFVKFQSFRADGLVSKNAPKADYQNRTTDVTESQYDMIRRLELQVQDHERLISHCRSRGIGFLSSPFDHDSIDLLDRLGLDIFKVPSGDVTNLPYLRKLGALKKQVILSTGMADMKEVGDALQVLVSGGTPKSNITVLHCNTEYPTPFEDVNLRAMQAIKRTYDVNIGYSDHTTGIEIPLAAAALGATVIEKHFTLDRNMEGPDHKASLEPDELQQMVAGIWNVEKALGSETKKPSPSEAANIPVVRKSIVAATDIAKGDEFTEGNLAVKRPGSGLSPMLWDEVLGRKAEKDFMKDELITI; encoded by the coding sequence ATGAGCAATGGCATTAAAATCATAGCAGAAGCGGGAGTGAACCATAACGGTTCGATGAAACTGGCTGAAGAGCTGATTGATGCTGCCGCTGAAGCAGGGGCTGATTTTGTCAAATTCCAAAGCTTCCGGGCTGACGGTCTCGTCAGCAAGAATGCTCCCAAGGCCGATTACCAGAACAGGACAACCGATGTGACGGAATCCCAGTACGACATGATCAGGCGCCTGGAGTTGCAGGTACAGGATCATGAGCGGCTGATTTCACACTGCCGGAGCAGAGGCATCGGCTTTCTTTCATCTCCCTTTGACCATGACAGCATTGATCTTCTGGATCGTCTCGGACTCGATATATTCAAGGTCCCCTCGGGAGACGTGACCAACCTGCCCTATCTGCGCAAACTGGGCGCTTTGAAAAAACAGGTTATCCTGTCCACCGGAATGGCAGACATGAAGGAGGTCGGGGATGCACTGCAGGTGCTGGTTTCCGGCGGCACACCCAAAAGTAACATAACGGTGCTGCACTGCAATACGGAATACCCAACGCCCTTTGAGGATGTTAATCTGCGTGCCATGCAGGCCATCAAGCGGACATACGATGTCAATATCGGATATTCTGACCACACGACGGGAATTGAAATACCACTCGCCGCAGCGGCGCTGGGCGCAACAGTGATCGAAAAGCATTTCACTCTGGACCGGAACATGGAAGGGCCGGACCACAAGGCCTCACTGGAACCGGATGAACTTCAGCAAATGGTTGCCGGCATCTGGAATGTAGAAAAGGCTCTCGGCAGCGAAACCAAAAAACCGTCACCGTCCGAGGCCGCCAACATACCTGTGGTAAGAAAAAGTATTGTTGCTGCAACAGATATAGCAAAAGGCGATGAGTTTACCGAAGGCAACCTTGCCGTCAAACGTCCGGGAAGCGGCCTCTCACCGATGCTCTGGGATGAAGTGCTGGGCAGAAAGGCAGAAAAGGACTTCATGAAAGATGAACTGATCACCATATGA
- the neuC gene encoding UDP-N-acetylglucosamine 2-epimerase, whose amino-acid sequence MSRKICVFTGTRAEYGLLEPLISELRNEAGVELQLLVTGMHLSPEFGLTHQEIDAAGCHQVEKVEILLSSDSPVGISKAMGLGMISFSEALQRLEPDLLIGVGDRFELLAAAAAATVMRIPIAHIHGGETTEGAMDESFRHAITKMSHWHFASTEIYRNRIIRMGEHPDRVFNTGAPGIDNIRRMELMSVTGLEKELPFRITDNTLLVTFHPVTLEAQTAGSQFGKLLDAIDQAGDVRVVFTKPNADTGGRIIISMIDDYVKKNPGKAVSFVSMGQKRYLSALKHAACIVGNSSSGIIEAPSLKTGTVNIGNRQKGRVRAESVIDCEPDSDAIASAIKTCLSTEFRSKLGNITNPYESQGEMTSRKIARVLLSSPPDGPVMKSFYDLKT is encoded by the coding sequence ATGAGCCGGAAAATTTGTGTTTTTACGGGTACCCGTGCCGAATACGGGTTGCTTGAGCCACTGATAAGCGAACTCAGGAATGAAGCCGGTGTGGAACTGCAGCTGCTTGTGACCGGGATGCACCTGTCTCCGGAATTCGGCCTGACGCATCAGGAAATCGATGCAGCCGGGTGCCATCAGGTCGAAAAAGTGGAAATTTTGCTCTCATCTGATTCGCCGGTCGGCATCTCCAAGGCCATGGGCCTGGGCATGATCTCCTTTTCCGAGGCACTGCAGCGTCTTGAACCGGATCTGCTGATCGGTGTGGGTGATCGCTTTGAACTGCTTGCCGCCGCCGCTGCCGCCACGGTCATGCGCATCCCCATAGCACATATTCACGGAGGTGAAACCACCGAAGGGGCAATGGACGAGTCATTCCGGCATGCCATCACAAAAATGAGCCACTGGCATTTTGCATCCACCGAAATCTACAGAAACCGGATTATCCGGATGGGCGAACATCCCGACAGGGTATTCAATACAGGTGCACCCGGAATTGACAACATCAGGCGGATGGAGCTTATGTCCGTGACCGGGCTGGAAAAAGAGCTCCCGTTCAGGATCACCGATAACACCCTGCTCGTGACATTTCATCCTGTGACACTGGAAGCACAGACGGCAGGTTCCCAGTTCGGGAAATTGCTGGATGCAATCGATCAGGCCGGGGATGTCAGGGTAGTCTTTACCAAACCCAATGCCGATACCGGCGGCCGGATTATCATTTCCATGATTGATGACTATGTCAAAAAAAATCCCGGAAAGGCAGTTTCCTTTGTGTCGATGGGGCAGAAGCGTTATTTATCCGCCCTGAAACATGCCGCATGCATCGTGGGCAATTCCTCCAGCGGAATTATAGAGGCGCCCAGCCTGAAAACCGGAACCGTAAATATCGGAAACCGGCAGAAAGGAAGGGTAAGGGCTGAAAGTGTCATTGACTGTGAACCGGACAGCGATGCCATTGCATCGGCCATAAAAACCTGCCTGAGTACTGAATTCAGGAGCAAGCTCGGCAACATAACCAATCCCTATGAATCACAGGGTGAAATGACATCCCGAAAAATCGCGAGAGTCCTTCTGTCAAGTCCCCCGGACGGACCGGTGATGAAGTCATTTTATGATCTGAAAACCTGA